From Atribacterota bacterium, a single genomic window includes:
- a CDS encoding SpoIIE family protein phosphatase: protein MNELFVEFAYAQLPKWGEELCGDSVSYDRTRNFTIFSWSDGLGSGVKANILSTLTSRIIVSMLRKNSPLEEVIETLVETLPVCKVRKIAYSTFSVVQVAPDGEAYVAEFDNPPIFWVRNNRVMHLERHKHEVGKKVVLDFTMRLQKNDWIVGITDGVVHAGIGGLWNLGWRWEKIASFLESTVNEHMDAKTLAQKIIDTTRKLYQDRIGDDATCVVAKIRLPRRLLLWAGPPEDPAQDETIVERVMTFAGKKVVSGGTTGNILARVLKKEIRVDLSSLVQDVPPVGMLEGVDLLTEGILTLSAVLKRLRSLQGGEETVRGQDGASRLLRLLLEADEIVIIGGRAINPAHQNPKLSGELSLKARILEEISEELQKRGKMVTLEYY from the coding sequence ATGAATGAGCTTTTTGTGGAGTTTGCCTATGCTCAGCTTCCCAAGTGGGGTGAAGAACTGTGCGGTGACAGCGTGAGTTATGACCGTACCAGAAACTTCACCATCTTTTCCTGGTCGGATGGACTGGGAAGTGGAGTGAAGGCGAACATCCTTTCCACTTTAACCTCCCGCATCATTGTTTCCATGTTGAGAAAGAATTCGCCCCTGGAAGAGGTTATCGAAACTCTGGTGGAGACTCTTCCGGTGTGTAAGGTGCGCAAAATTGCCTACAGTACCTTTTCAGTGGTTCAGGTGGCTCCAGATGGGGAAGCGTACGTGGCAGAATTCGATAATCCACCTATTTTCTGGGTCCGCAATAACCGGGTGATGCACCTTGAACGGCACAAACACGAGGTGGGGAAAAAAGTGGTTCTGGACTTTACCATGCGTCTCCAAAAAAACGACTGGATTGTCGGTATTACCGATGGTGTGGTGCATGCCGGTATCGGTGGACTCTGGAATTTAGGATGGAGGTGGGAGAAAATCGCTTCCTTTCTGGAAAGCACGGTCAACGAGCACATGGATGCAAAGACCCTGGCCCAGAAAATCATTGACACCACCAGGAAGCTCTATCAGGACCGTATCGGTGATGACGCCACCTGTGTGGTGGCTAAAATCAGGTTACCGCGGCGCCTTTTGCTCTGGGCTGGCCCCCCTGAAGACCCGGCTCAGGACGAAACAATCGTCGAGCGGGTTATGACCTTCGCAGGAAAAAAGGTGGTAAGCGGGGGGACCACCGGGAATATTCTGGCTCGGGTGCTCAAGAAGGAAATCCGGGTGGATTTGAGTTCTTTAGTGCAGGATGTGCCACCGGTGGGAATGCTGGAGGGTGTGGACCTTCTGACTGAAGGGATTTTGACCCTGTCAGCGGTATTGAAGCGTTTGCGCAGCCTTCAGGGTGGGGAAGAAACCGTTCGGGGTCAAGATGGGGCCAGTCGGCTTCTTCGGCTTTTGCTTGAGGCTGATGAAATCGTGATTATCGGAGGAAGGGCGATTAACCCTGCGCATCAGAATCCGAAGCTTTCCGGCGAGTTATCCCTTAAAGCCCGGATTCTGGAGGAAATTAGCGAAGAGCTGCAGAAGAGAGGAAAGATGGTGACTCTGGAATATTATTAA
- the nuoE gene encoding NADH-quinone oxidoreductase subunit NuoE translates to MEEVSQEVTLGRSFEKVNAILEKHAHNPSNLVGILQEVQEEYRYLPEEILTYIATALGVSPAYVYGVATFYAQFSLKPKGKNIVRVCDGTACHVKGSSAVLKYVREYLGLREGEETTPDLLFTVETVACIGACALAPAMMVNDDVYGLLDEEKVKEILEQYEKGGEGTDGV, encoded by the coding sequence ATGGAAGAAGTGAGTCAGGAGGTCACATTAGGACGGAGCTTTGAGAAAGTCAATGCCATTCTCGAAAAGCATGCCCATAACCCTTCAAACCTGGTGGGTATCCTGCAGGAAGTTCAAGAAGAGTACCGCTACCTTCCGGAAGAAATTCTCACCTACATTGCCACAGCCCTGGGGGTTTCACCAGCGTATGTGTATGGGGTAGCGACCTTTTACGCCCAGTTTTCTCTGAAGCCCAAAGGGAAAAATATCGTCCGGGTTTGTGATGGAACGGCCTGCCACGTGAAAGGATCGTCGGCAGTCCTGAAATACGTTCGGGAATATCTGGGTCTGAGGGAAGGAGAAGAAACTACTCCGGACCTCCTTTTTACGGTGGAGACGGTGGCCTGCATTGGGGCCTGTGCGTTGGCTCCAGCTATGATGGTGAATGATGACGTCTATGGGCTCCTGGACGAAGAAAAGGTGAAAGAAATTCTGGAGCAATACGAAAAAGGGGGAGAGGGTACTGATGGTGTTTAA
- the nuoF gene encoding NADH-quinone oxidoreductase subunit NuoF produces MVFKDRLGLETRVAELKKSMPKKRILVCGGLGCLAKGAQQVFDLFVERLETERLSWTVEKIEEDLHRPVKTGCMGLCEAGPLVMIEPQGILYLRVQPEDVEEIVEETLKKGIVVERLVYQEEKNGHKEKWPLMKDVPFYRKQVKIVLRNCGRINPESLDEYLSRDGYLALAKVVTEMSPDEVIGEITKSGLRGRGGGGFPTGRKWQFARVVKADKKYMVCNGDEGDPGAFMDRSVMEGDPHSVVEGMTIAGYAIGAQEGYIYVRAEYPLAVRRLKKAIEDARAAGLLGQNILGTSFSFDIVIREGAGAFVCGEETALIASIEGKRGMPNPRPPYPANKGLWGKPTVINNVETLANVPAIILHGAEWFRSFGTLTSPGTKTFALAGKIKNTGLVEVPMGITIRELVFDIGGGIQNDRAFKAVQVGGPSGGCLTETHLDLPIDYDSLCGAGAIMGSGGLIVLDEDTCIVEVARFFMNFTQNESCGKCVPCREGTKHMLNLLQRVVDGKASMEDVELLEKTAAVVKDASLCGLGKTAPNPVLTTLRYFRDEYVDHVLHRVCPAHVCQAMKEYFIDPEKCRSCGKCARVCPVSCISGRPKVPYVIDQSQCIKCGSCFEACPFDAIVISWRRKNHE; encoded by the coding sequence ATGGTGTTTAAGGATCGGTTGGGCTTAGAAACGAGAGTCGCTGAGCTCAAGAAGAGCATGCCCAAAAAGAGGATTCTCGTCTGTGGTGGATTGGGATGTTTAGCTAAAGGAGCCCAGCAGGTTTTTGACCTTTTCGTGGAGCGATTAGAAACCGAGAGGCTTTCCTGGACGGTGGAGAAAATCGAAGAAGACCTCCATCGTCCAGTCAAAACGGGATGCATGGGTCTTTGCGAAGCTGGACCCTTGGTGATGATTGAACCCCAGGGGATTCTGTATCTGCGGGTGCAGCCTGAGGACGTGGAGGAAATCGTTGAAGAAACTCTGAAAAAGGGTATAGTTGTGGAACGGCTGGTCTACCAGGAAGAAAAAAATGGTCACAAAGAAAAGTGGCCTCTCATGAAAGATGTGCCCTTCTACCGCAAACAGGTGAAGATAGTGCTGCGAAATTGTGGAAGGATTAACCCGGAAAGTCTGGATGAGTACTTAAGCCGGGATGGGTATCTGGCTCTGGCTAAAGTGGTTACCGAAATGAGCCCTGATGAGGTGATCGGTGAAATCACCAAATCTGGTTTGCGTGGGCGTGGAGGCGGAGGGTTTCCCACCGGTCGGAAGTGGCAATTTGCCCGGGTGGTGAAGGCGGATAAGAAATACATGGTCTGTAATGGTGACGAGGGTGACCCTGGTGCCTTCATGGATCGGAGCGTCATGGAAGGTGACCCCCATTCGGTGGTGGAGGGCATGACCATTGCTGGATACGCCATTGGCGCCCAGGAAGGGTACATCTACGTGCGGGCGGAGTATCCCTTAGCAGTGCGACGCCTTAAGAAGGCCATCGAAGACGCGCGAGCCGCTGGTCTTTTGGGACAGAATATTCTGGGGACTTCGTTCTCTTTTGACATCGTCATTCGAGAAGGGGCTGGAGCCTTTGTCTGTGGCGAAGAAACGGCGCTCATTGCTTCCATTGAGGGGAAACGTGGGATGCCCAATCCCCGTCCGCCATATCCAGCCAATAAAGGTCTGTGGGGAAAACCCACGGTGATTAATAACGTTGAAACCCTGGCCAATGTGCCGGCCATTATCCTTCACGGTGCTGAGTGGTTCCGGTCTTTTGGAACCCTGACCAGTCCCGGGACCAAAACCTTTGCTCTGGCGGGGAAAATCAAAAATACTGGTCTTGTGGAAGTGCCCATGGGGATTACCATCAGGGAACTGGTCTTTGACATCGGTGGTGGCATTCAGAACGACCGGGCTTTCAAGGCCGTTCAGGTCGGTGGCCCTTCAGGAGGGTGTCTCACCGAAACACACCTGGATCTTCCCATTGATTACGACTCACTGTGTGGAGCGGGAGCCATCATGGGTTCGGGGGGGCTCATTGTCCTTGACGAAGATACCTGTATTGTGGAAGTAGCCCGCTTTTTCATGAATTTCACCCAGAATGAATCCTGCGGGAAATGTGTACCCTGCCGGGAAGGCACCAAACACATGCTCAACCTCCTGCAAAGGGTCGTGGATGGAAAAGCTTCCATGGAAGACGTGGAACTCCTGGAAAAGACTGCGGCAGTGGTGAAAGATGCTTCTCTCTGTGGGTTGGGAAAAACCGCACCGAATCCAGTTTTAACCACCTTACGCTATTTCCGGGATGAGTATGTGGACCATGTGTTACATCGGGTGTGCCCAGCCCATGTGTGCCAGGCCATGAAAGAGTACTTCATCGACCCTGAGAAGTGTCGTTCCTGCGGGAAGTGTGCCCGGGTGTGTCCAGTATCCTGCATTTCGGGACGTCCCAAAGTACCCTATGTCATCGACCAGAGCCAGTGCATCAAATGCGGATCCTGCTTTGAGGCCTGTCCTTTTGATGCCATTGTGATTAGCTGGAGGAGGAAGAACCATGAGTAA
- a CDS encoding [FeFe] hydrogenase, group A, translated as MSNGVEKKVVVIDGQEIALNGEKNILEVAKKANIDIPTFCYHSDLSVYGACRMCLVEVEGRGLMPSCSTPPEPGMIIHTATARVLEARKTILELYLANHDRDCTVCERNLNCRLQEMSARMGIKEVRFGERKEKLPKDASTFALVRDPNRCILCGDCVRACREIEGIGIYDFTLRGSKAQVEPAFGKKLSEVECVYCGQCAIRCPTAALVVKSEVDKAWEAVLDGEKFVVAQIAPAVRVAIGEAFGLPPGEITTGKIVAALKKIGFDRVYDTSFSADLTVLEEAEEFFKRLQKGERLPQFTSCCPSWVVYAERNYPFYLEHLSSARSPQQMFGSVIKNFITRLENVPRERIVSVSIMPCVAKKFEARRSEYVHGEIPDVDIVLSAQETIRMIKSANIDFKELDPVPFDVPLSAGSGAGVLFGVTGGVTEAVLRYAYERLTGKELKEVEFKGVRGLESVREAEVDFDGRMVRVAIVHGLARAQQLIREVQEGKRYYDFIEVMNCPGGCIGGGGMPLGYPDYLAVLRKRAEGLYNADRLSPVRKAQDNPAIKFLYEQWLKHPGSETAEEYLHTRYRSRRRISDEVIRIQEAKSAKKVDVAVCVGTSCYLKGSYNLLQGLLRLIKEYKLEDKVSVGATFCLERCSQGPNIRVNDEIISGVNEENLERIFEQEVLNKVKE; from the coding sequence ATGAGTAATGGCGTAGAAAAGAAAGTGGTGGTTATCGACGGGCAGGAAATCGCCCTGAATGGTGAAAAGAATATTCTGGAAGTAGCCAAGAAAGCCAATATTGACATTCCCACCTTCTGTTACCATTCAGACTTAAGTGTTTATGGAGCCTGCCGAATGTGTCTGGTGGAAGTGGAAGGGAGGGGTCTCATGCCCTCCTGTTCCACCCCACCTGAGCCGGGTATGATTATCCATACCGCTACTGCCAGAGTCCTGGAAGCGCGCAAGACGATTCTGGAACTGTATCTGGCCAATCACGACCGGGACTGCACGGTGTGTGAACGCAATCTCAACTGCCGCCTCCAGGAAATGTCGGCCCGGATGGGAATCAAAGAGGTGCGTTTCGGCGAGCGAAAAGAGAAACTTCCCAAAGATGCTTCCACTTTTGCTTTAGTGCGTGATCCCAACCGGTGTATCCTCTGCGGGGACTGTGTGCGAGCCTGCCGGGAAATAGAAGGAATTGGAATCTATGATTTTACCCTCCGTGGTTCAAAAGCCCAGGTCGAACCGGCTTTCGGAAAGAAGCTCAGCGAAGTGGAGTGTGTGTACTGCGGCCAGTGTGCCATCCGTTGCCCAACTGCGGCGCTGGTGGTTAAATCCGAAGTGGATAAAGCCTGGGAAGCGGTTTTAGACGGGGAAAAATTTGTGGTGGCTCAGATTGCACCCGCGGTGCGTGTAGCGATTGGTGAAGCTTTTGGGCTTCCGCCGGGAGAAATCACCACCGGGAAGATTGTGGCTGCACTCAAGAAAATCGGCTTTGACCGGGTATATGACACTTCCTTCAGTGCTGACCTCACCGTCCTTGAAGAAGCTGAGGAGTTTTTTAAACGTTTGCAAAAGGGGGAGCGATTGCCCCAGTTTACCTCTTGCTGTCCATCCTGGGTGGTCTATGCCGAGCGTAATTACCCATTCTATTTAGAACACCTCTCTTCGGCTCGTTCACCACAGCAGATGTTCGGTTCGGTGATTAAAAACTTTATCACCCGTTTGGAAAATGTTCCCAGGGAGCGGATTGTTTCGGTTTCCATCATGCCCTGTGTAGCCAAGAAATTCGAAGCCCGGCGTTCAGAATACGTTCATGGGGAAATTCCCGATGTAGATATCGTTCTCTCTGCCCAGGAAACCATCCGGATGATTAAATCGGCAAATATCGACTTTAAAGAGCTGGACCCGGTCCCCTTTGATGTTCCTTTGAGTGCTGGAAGCGGAGCAGGAGTCCTTTTTGGGGTTACCGGAGGGGTTACCGAAGCGGTTCTGCGATATGCGTATGAACGCCTTACCGGGAAAGAACTCAAAGAGGTGGAATTCAAGGGGGTTCGCGGTTTAGAAAGCGTCCGCGAAGCTGAAGTCGACTTTGACGGCCGCATGGTGCGGGTGGCCATTGTTCATGGTCTGGCCCGGGCGCAGCAACTCATCCGGGAAGTCCAGGAAGGGAAACGGTACTATGATTTCATCGAAGTCATGAACTGTCCCGGTGGCTGTATCGGTGGCGGGGGAATGCCCTTAGGGTACCCCGATTACCTTGCGGTGCTTCGAAAAAGGGCTGAGGGTCTCTATAACGCCGACCGCCTGAGTCCGGTGCGTAAAGCCCAGGATAACCCGGCCATCAAGTTTCTGTACGAACAGTGGTTGAAACATCCCGGGAGTGAAACCGCTGAGGAATATCTTCACACGCGTTACCGTTCTCGGCGACGCATCAGTGACGAAGTCATCCGCATTCAGGAAGCTAAAAGTGCAAAAAAGGTGGATGTGGCGGTTTGTGTGGGGACCAGTTGCTACCTCAAAGGTTCCTATAATCTCCTTCAGGGTCTCCTCAGACTCATTAAGGAGTACAAGCTGGAAGATAAAGTCAGTGTTGGCGCCACCTTCTGCCTGGAGCGGTGTTCACAGGGACCAAATATCCGGGTCAACGATGAAATCATTTCCGGGGTGAACGAGGAAAACCTGGAGCGGATTTTTGAGCAAGAGGTTCTCAATAAGGTCAAAGAATAA
- the tadA gene encoding tRNA adenosine(34) deaminase TadA: MGQCDEYFMEVALDEAQKAFFEDEVPVGACVVFEGEVIARAHNHRERTQNPLLHAEIKVIEQASQRLKSWRLSACTLYVTLEPCLMCAGAIIQARIRRLVFGACDPKSGVIESVLRVFDLPWNHRVEVRGGILQERCSQILREYFKIKRGEVAELDEGARLEIE; this comes from the coding sequence ATGGGTCAGTGTGACGAATACTTTATGGAAGTTGCCCTGGATGAGGCGCAAAAAGCCTTTTTCGAAGACGAAGTTCCGGTAGGTGCTTGTGTGGTCTTCGAGGGAGAGGTGATTGCGCGGGCTCATAATCACCGGGAAAGGACCCAGAATCCTTTACTGCACGCTGAAATTAAGGTGATTGAGCAAGCTTCACAGCGACTCAAAAGCTGGCGGTTGAGTGCGTGTACCCTCTATGTGACTCTGGAACCCTGTCTCATGTGTGCTGGGGCCATTATCCAGGCCAGGATACGGAGACTCGTCTTTGGAGCCTGTGACCCTAAAAGTGGTGTGATTGAGAGCGTGTTACGGGTTTTTGACCTGCCCTGGAATCACAGAGTTGAAGTACGGGGTGGAATTTTGCAGGAAAGGTGTAGCCAAATTCTGAGAGAATATTTTAAAATAAAACGTGGAGAGGTGGCCGAGCTGGACGAAGGCGCTCGACTCGAAATCGAGTAG
- a CDS encoding substrate-binding domain-containing protein, whose translation MRKFLLLGLIVLVGMALVTSLEAAPKKVAVLTPYLASVTTNEMIQAFVGFAKEKGWDVTVIDTKGDFGALANRWEDVIAQKVDAIVMGMGDPNQFKKQIEMANEAGIPVFGGDAGYIEGMVCNVTSNNYVLSAQITSYLLDKLKGQGKIAKLYHSAHPGVQKREVIFDAIVENTPEIEVVAEHWVQVPGPIEDARKAVQSILLAHPDINAIWAAWDEPAIGASLAIKEAGKEGQVIVTGIDGNKQALAMIRDGSPIIATVKQDFVAIARILVEQVEKVFAGQEVTERIFYAASPLVTKENVEQFLNQ comes from the coding sequence GTGAGGAAATTTTTGCTTCTGGGATTGATTGTGCTTGTTGGGATGGCTCTGGTGACCTCGCTTGAGGCAGCCCCGAAGAAAGTCGCGGTGCTCACACCGTATCTGGCTTCGGTGACCACCAACGAGATGATTCAGGCTTTTGTGGGCTTTGCCAAAGAAAAGGGATGGGACGTGACCGTAATCGACACCAAGGGAGATTTTGGAGCTCTAGCTAACCGGTGGGAAGATGTGATTGCTCAGAAGGTAGACGCCATCGTGATGGGAATGGGAGACCCCAACCAGTTCAAAAAGCAAATTGAGATGGCCAACGAAGCTGGGATTCCGGTTTTTGGTGGCGATGCTGGATACATCGAGGGAATGGTCTGTAATGTAACATCCAATAACTATGTGCTTTCGGCTCAGATTACTTCATATCTTTTGGATAAGCTAAAGGGCCAGGGAAAGATCGCCAAGCTTTACCACTCAGCTCATCCTGGGGTACAGAAGCGGGAAGTGATTTTTGATGCCATTGTCGAAAACACTCCAGAAATTGAAGTGGTGGCCGAGCACTGGGTACAGGTTCCTGGACCGATTGAAGATGCCCGAAAAGCGGTGCAAAGCATTCTTCTGGCACACCCTGATATTAACGCCATCTGGGCTGCCTGGGATGAACCAGCCATTGGGGCATCGCTGGCGATCAAGGAAGCTGGGAAAGAAGGTCAGGTTATTGTGACCGGAATTGACGGAAATAAGCAAGCTCTAGCAATGATCCGGGATGGTTCACCCATTATCGCTACGGTTAAACAGGATTTTGTGGCCATTGCGCGGATTCTGGTGGAACAGGTGGAAAAGGTTTTTGCCGGGCAAGAAGTGACGGAACGAATCTTTTATGCCGCGAGTCCTCTGGTGACGAAAGAAAATGTAGAACAGTTTTTGAATCAGTAG
- a CDS encoding sugar ABC transporter ATP-binding protein yields MVERETVLEIRHLSKSFPGVQALRDVSFALEAGEIVGLVGENGAGKSTLVKILAGIYRPDSGTIWLRGVPVHFMHPQDATARGLSFVHQQLNLVFSFDVVDNVFLGRWMSRPGGSLDKKAMRDVVGRLCQEFGFSLDLNTPVRKLSTSERWMVQIVRAFLEKPVVLVMDEPTAALPEEEVQTLFRVVRQIAAQGVAVLYVSHRLGEIFSLCQRVVVLRNGEKVWDGGLSGLTPQDLIVQMVGPKEFAAPFSLLSPAEEKILDVQSLSDGQKLRDISFSLFRGEILGVYGLQGSGRTELLETLFGIRRRTGGVVLLRGQPFTPSSPEEAIRKGVALVPEDRGKKGLILQHSLFENVALPHLASYRGFLGYFQERRLRPILIKVVERLHTRYRSLGERVQFLSGGNQQKVVLARWLLRDFDLFLLDEPTVGVDVGARRELYRFIRELTREGRGVVVTSSDLEEIFEINPHRVMVLREGRVAGILSGRDIERQTILQRCYEGG; encoded by the coding sequence ATGGTGGAACGGGAAACGGTTCTGGAGATCCGCCATCTGAGTAAGAGCTTCCCGGGGGTTCAGGCCCTCCGGGATGTTTCTTTCGCTCTCGAGGCAGGGGAAATTGTTGGTTTAGTGGGTGAAAATGGAGCAGGAAAGTCCACTCTGGTGAAAATCCTGGCGGGGATATACCGTCCTGATAGTGGAACAATTTGGCTTCGCGGAGTCCCGGTCCATTTTATGCACCCTCAGGATGCCACAGCTCGAGGTCTTTCCTTTGTCCATCAGCAGTTAAATTTGGTTTTTTCTTTTGACGTGGTGGATAATGTCTTTCTGGGGAGGTGGATGTCCCGCCCCGGTGGGTCGCTTGATAAGAAAGCTATGCGGGATGTCGTGGGAAGACTCTGTCAGGAATTTGGATTCTCGCTTGACCTCAATACCCCGGTTCGGAAGCTTTCCACCTCGGAACGGTGGATGGTTCAGATTGTTCGAGCGTTTTTGGAAAAGCCCGTGGTTCTGGTGATGGATGAGCCGACTGCAGCGTTGCCAGAGGAGGAAGTGCAAACCCTTTTCCGAGTGGTGCGGCAAATTGCCGCACAGGGAGTGGCGGTGCTGTACGTTTCTCACCGCTTGGGAGAGATTTTTTCGCTCTGTCAGCGGGTGGTAGTGCTGCGTAATGGCGAAAAGGTCTGGGATGGTGGACTCTCTGGTCTTACTCCTCAAGATCTCATTGTTCAAATGGTGGGACCAAAAGAATTTGCTGCACCGTTTTCTCTTCTATCACCGGCAGAAGAAAAAATCCTGGATGTGCAGTCTCTTTCTGATGGACAGAAGTTGAGGGACATTTCCTTTTCACTTTTTCGAGGGGAAATTTTGGGCGTGTATGGTTTACAAGGGTCGGGGAGGACCGAACTTCTGGAAACACTTTTTGGTATCCGCAGGAGAACTGGTGGTGTGGTACTCTTGCGAGGTCAACCTTTTACTCCATCTTCGCCTGAAGAGGCCATCCGGAAGGGAGTGGCTTTAGTGCCTGAGGACCGAGGGAAAAAGGGACTTATTCTTCAACACTCGCTTTTCGAAAACGTGGCGTTACCTCATCTTGCTTCATACCGGGGGTTTCTGGGATACTTTCAGGAGCGAAGATTACGACCAATACTGATAAAGGTAGTAGAACGTCTGCATACCCGATATCGATCTCTTGGGGAAAGGGTGCAGTTTTTAAGCGGAGGGAATCAGCAAAAAGTAGTCTTAGCCAGGTGGTTATTGCGGGATTTTGACCTTTTCCTGCTTGACGAACCCACCGTCGGTGTCGATGTGGGAGCTCGGCGAGAACTTTACCGGTTCATCCGAGAACTGACCCGGGAAGGGCGAGGGGTTGTGGTGACTTCTTCGGATTTGGAAGAAATTTTTGAAATCAATCCCCACCGGGTTATGGTTTTGCGAGAGGGAAGGGTGGCTGGAATCCTCTCAGGAAGAGACATCGAACGGCAAACGATTTTGCAACGCTGTTACGAGGGAGGATAA
- a CDS encoding ABC transporter permease yields MKDVLRQYGTLMSFFALLALFSILRGSVFFTLRNLINITQQISILMMVAIGATYILAIAEFDLSLSSLVSFVGVVAAGMMASGVHPLLATVTALGFSMLFGFLNGTLVATLRLPSFVTTLATGTLLGGITFWYSGGTIIFSGIPRSFTVLGQESLKGIPLSSIFMFVLLFLSSYLLLRTTLGQAIYAVGGNEIAAWYSGIRVSRVKIIAFFLAAFHSGLAGIVLTSKLGSAHPTGGGGYLMPSYAAAFLGTTLFREGEANIWGTFVGALIMGVLANGLTILNVPYFLQDIFTGMILVGALILRASRERS; encoded by the coding sequence ATGAAAGACGTTCTCAGGCAGTACGGAACACTCATGTCTTTTTTTGCTTTGCTGGCTTTATTTAGTATTCTGCGGGGAAGTGTCTTTTTTACTCTGCGGAATTTGATCAACATCACCCAGCAGATTTCCATTCTTATGATGGTAGCCATTGGAGCAACATACATTCTGGCCATCGCGGAGTTTGATCTTTCCCTTTCATCTCTGGTTTCGTTCGTGGGGGTGGTGGCCGCTGGTATGATGGCTTCAGGTGTTCATCCCCTCTTGGCTACGGTAACAGCCTTAGGTTTCTCTATGCTTTTTGGTTTCCTCAATGGAACGCTTGTTGCCACCTTGCGCCTTCCCTCTTTTGTGACCACATTGGCCACCGGAACGCTTCTTGGAGGAATCACGTTCTGGTACAGTGGAGGAACCATTATTTTTTCCGGGATTCCCAGAAGTTTTACGGTTCTCGGACAAGAAAGCCTGAAAGGAATACCACTTTCCAGTATCTTTATGTTCGTTTTGCTTTTTCTTTCATCATATCTTCTGCTTCGCACCACTTTAGGACAGGCCATCTATGCGGTGGGAGGAAACGAGATTGCCGCCTGGTACTCGGGTATTCGGGTGTCTCGGGTGAAAATCATCGCTTTTTTTCTGGCAGCTTTTCACAGTGGTTTGGCAGGAATCGTGTTGACGTCTAAGCTCGGTTCGGCTCATCCTACCGGTGGAGGAGGGTATCTCATGCCTTCCTATGCTGCAGCGTTTCTGGGAACCACACTCTTTCGGGAAGGTGAAGCCAATATCTGGGGTACCTTTGTCGGAGCGCTCATCATGGGTGTTCTGGCCAATGGCCTCACCATTCTCAACGTTCCCTACTTTCTTCAGGATATATTTACCGGGATGATCCTCGTAGGGGCACTGATTTTGCGTGCTTCTCGGGAAAGGAGTTAG
- a CDS encoding tryptophan synthase subunit alpha, protein MQVIPYLLVGFPDQIAFLHHLYSFLENPHFPFVEVGLPAQRPYLDGKVIRSAQKWVRKAGMTFRKALQFLEDISWGGRVRKMVLMGYLRDLEEFGLEEFEVKTHDARLGGMVLVGQRRKVLTCQSRLTIPLVPVVTVKDTESTLRPFFQGRPPFIYFRVSSGKTGEGGLLPLPLLEESLRKLRKAYPEIPIFAGFGVRDRETARFLRDIGFSGVVVGSVLLRIMMEDRPMEDFLRELEEL, encoded by the coding sequence GTGCAGGTTATTCCCTATCTTCTGGTTGGATTTCCGGACCAGATTGCTTTTCTCCACCATTTGTACTCTTTTCTTGAAAATCCGCATTTTCCTTTTGTAGAAGTAGGACTTCCGGCCCAACGTCCCTACCTCGATGGGAAGGTCATTCGCTCGGCGCAAAAGTGGGTTCGTAAAGCTGGTATGACCTTTAGAAAGGCACTTCAGTTTCTGGAGGATATATCTTGGGGAGGAAGGGTTCGGAAAATGGTCCTCATGGGATATCTTCGGGACCTTGAGGAATTTGGATTGGAGGAATTTGAGGTAAAGACTCACGATGCTCGTCTTGGGGGGATGGTTCTCGTGGGCCAGCGTCGAAAAGTCCTTACTTGCCAATCCCGGCTGACGATTCCCCTGGTACCGGTGGTGACGGTGAAGGACACCGAGAGCACCCTTCGGCCATTTTTCCAGGGGCGTCCTCCCTTCATCTATTTTCGGGTCAGTAGTGGAAAAACTGGAGAGGGTGGTCTTCTCCCCCTTCCACTTCTTGAGGAATCGCTCAGAAAGTTAAGAAAAGCATATCCGGAGATCCCCATCTTTGCCGGATTTGGAGTGCGTGACCGGGAAACAGCACGCTTTCTTCGGGATATTGGTTTTTCTGGGGTAGTGGTAGGAAGTGTTCTTCTAAGAATAATGATGGAGGACCGCCCTATGGAGGATTTTCTGCGCGAACTGGAGGAATTATAG